The nucleotide sequence TTGGTTAGATTATACTTATAAAAACTTTAGATCCAACGTAGTAAAAATCGATAACAAGAAAGCTATTTATAAAAATCAAAATAAAGCTATGTTAGTAAATTCATGTTTTATTAGTTATCGGCACTTAAGCGATAATTATGAACTCCCTAAATTTATTGAGCAATTTCATAAAGTCCTTAACGCTCAATTAATAGCCGAAGTAAAAGGTGGAATCTATCTTGACAAAAGAAGGATGAAAGGAGGAGACTTTGTTGACGAGTCCTTAGCTAAAGCATTATGCGAGAGCGGCTGTATGATAATGATTTTTTGCCCTCTTTATTTTGATAATGAAAACTTATATTGTACACGTGAATTTTTATCAATGGAAAGACTTGAAAAATTCCGTAAGCATTACTATACCGGCAATAAAGGCCTTATTATACCTATCATATATAAAAATATTGGATACTATAAGTCAAAAAACGCCATTAATAATAGGGAATGTTATGATTTCTCAAATTTTGGTCTTTGGGGAGGAGCCGATATCTTAAAGAGTAAAGAAATGAATTTAGCCATTCGGGAAATGGCTAAATCAATCGCGCAACAATTTAGAGATTTTAAAAATACATACCCCATGTGTGAGCACGACGGAAAGCATGAGATGGTTTCTGAAGCGGAAGCTAGAAAATGGCTAAAGGCAAGTTGGGATGATAGTAATGAATACCCTAATGAAAAATTTCCTTTTGACGAAGATAATGATTAAACAATATGAGACAAG is from Spirosoma taeanense and encodes:
- a CDS encoding toll/interleukin-1 receptor domain-containing protein; its protein translation is MKKQMHSSLESHVYYWLDYTYKNFRSNVVKIDNKKAIYKNQNKAMLVNSCFISYRHLSDNYELPKFIEQFHKVLNAQLIAEVKGGIYLDKRRMKGGDFVDESLAKALCESGCMIMIFCPLYFDNENLYCTREFLSMERLEKFRKHYYTGNKGLIIPIIYKNIGYYKSKNAINNRECYDFSNFGLWGGADILKSKEMNLAIREMAKSIAQQFRDFKNTYPMCEHDGKHEMVSEAEARKWLKASWDDSNEYPNEKFPFDEDND